In one window of Phyllopteryx taeniolatus isolate TA_2022b chromosome 23, UOR_Ptae_1.2, whole genome shotgun sequence DNA:
- the LOC133472755 gene encoding atrial natriuretic peptide receptor 1-like, whose protein sequence is MKINLCFMIWVCVCRVPPATCWHDLDNSEYDCWPLERPNDSNMISCGGLEMAWVLRPPETVKSGEVFAVVYSVSAHDSFYSWAVENRIFPHSSIVNTEDAQRFCQHHECPANWKDADGENCCIHHANIHSCPLGYMTSESICGPWIPDDGKIFTHTISTAGKMTQTNWSAKVVLLHVGLTSLIAHIRVGRMQVALEAKTTVLPSAVCGDGECQEPELCATCPADCGECPMTSSAKLAIGLPLSLLCLCFVLTAMWLRYQKQKLLWDESWIIDFDLIKQDQHARVTVGSLMSVAVAHSDSNTSCMTALTSCGGQTGSRKTTFTCAGIYDGRTVAIKKIPSKSFSLSKSIREEVKQVRELDHPNLCKFIGGCVQVPSVAIVTEYCPKGSLNDVLLNEEIPLNWGFRFSFATDIARGMAYLHQHSICHGRLKSLNCVLDDRWVCKITDYGLRVYRRGEWVEPLSTYQQRLQEVYMPPEFQDANVEPTLAGDVFSFSIILLEIATRSDPVPMDESNLESSCCPPLPELISSKADNTCPCPADYVELIRRCGAHNPAQRPTFEQIRKYVYRINPVKVSAVDMMMNLMEKYSKHLEVLVAERTQDLMHEKQKTDRLLYSMLPRQVADDLRQGKPSEAQSYVSATIFFSDIIGFTQLSSCSTPYQVVDFLNKLYTTFDDIIDNYDVYKVETIGDAYMVVSGVPQENGILHAAEIASMALDLVGVCHTFRIPHKPNMQLQIRAGIHSGPVVAGVVGTKMPRYCLFGDTVNTASRMESTSLALKIQCSASVFYLLEEIGGYVLVCRGTLQVKGKGDMVTYWLDGKTSKEFDGKSVPMETAKEREMGSSLPGTLHVGDL, encoded by the exons ATGAAGATCAACCTCTGCTTCATGATCTGG gtgtgtgtgtgtcgcgtCCCACCTGCGACCTGCTGGCACGATCTTGACAACAGCGAGTACGACTGCTGGCCTCTGGAGCGCCCCAACGACTCCAACATGATCAGCTGCGGAG GTCTGGAGATGGCGTGGGTGCTGCGGCCTCCCGAGACGGTTAAGAGCGGCGAGGTGTTCGCCGTTGTCTACTCGGTCTCCGCCCACGACTCCTTCTACAGCTGGGCAGTGGAGAACCGCATCTTCCCTCACAG TTCCATAGTGAACACGGAAGATGCTCAGAGGTTTTGTCAACATCACGAGTGCCCCGCCAACTGGAAAGACGCAGACGGTGAAAACTGCTGCATTCACCACGCCAACATCCACTCCTGCCCGCTGGGATACATG ACTTCAGAGAGCATCTGCGGTCCGTGGATTCCCGACGACGGAAAGATCTTCACGCACACCATCTCCACTGCGGGCAAGATGACCCAAACCAACTGGAGTGCCAAG GTGGTTCTGCTCCACGTGGGCCTGACCTCGCTCATCGCTCACATCCGAGTGGGCCGCATGCAGGTGGCGCTGGAGGCCAAGACCACCGTACTGCCCTCCGCAG TCTGCGGTGACGGAGAGTGCCAGGAGCCGGAGCTTTGTGCCACCTGCCCCGCCGACTGTGGCGAATGCCCCATGACCTCGTCCGCCAAACTGGCAATCGGGCTGCCGTTGAGCCTGCTGTGCCTCTGCTTCGTCCTGACCGCTATG TGGCTGAGGTACCAGAAGCAGAAGCTACTGTGGGATGAGAGCTGGATCATCGATTTCGACCTCATCAAGCAAG ATCAGCACGCGCGCGTGACCGTGGGCAGTTTGATGAGCGTGGCCGTGGCCCACAGCGACAGCAACACCAGCTGCATGACGGCCCTCACTTCCTGTGGGGGACAAACGGGAAGCAGGAAGACTACCTTCACCTGCGCAGGGATCTA CGACGGCAGGACGGTGGCCATCAAGAAGATCCCCAGCAAATCCTTCTCTCTGTCCAAGAGCATCAGAGAGGAAGTCAAGCAAGTCAG GGAGTTGGACCACCCAAACCTGTGCAAGTTCATCGGCGGCTGCGTCCAAGTGCCGAGCGTCGCCATAGTGACCGAGTACTGCCCCAAAGGGAGCCTCAACGACGTCCTCCTCAACGAGGAGATTCCGCTCAACTGGGGCTTCAG GTTCTCCTTCGCCACGGACATCGCAAGAGGGATGGCGTACCTGCACCAGCACAGCATCTGTCATGGCCGCCTCAAGTCTCTCAACTGTGTGCTGGACGACCGCTGGGTGTGCAAGATCACCG ATTACGGGCTGAGGGTGTATCGCAGAGGGGAATGGGTGGAGCCTCTCTCCACCTATCAGCAGAGACTCCAGGAAGTGTACATGCCTCCCGAGTTTCAAGACGCCAACGTGGAGCCGACGCTGGCTGGAGACGTCTTCAG TTTTTCTATCATCCTGCTGGAGATCGCCACACGCAGTGACCCCGTACCT ATGGACGAGTCCAACCTGGAATCTTCTTGCTGTCCGCCTCTGCCCGAGCTCATCTCCAGCAAAGCCGACAACACCTGCCCTTGTCCCGCCGACTACGTGGAG CTCATCCGGCGATGTGGCGCTCACAATCCCGCCCAGCGGCCCACTTTTGAACAGATCAGGAAGTATGTCTACCGCATCAACCCCGTCAAAGTCAGCGCGGTGGACATGATGATGAACCTG ATGGAGAAGTACAGCAAACATCTGGAAGTGCTGGTGGCCGAGCGAACACAAGATCTGATGCATGAGAAGCAGAAGACTGACAGACTGCTCTACA GTATGCTTCCTCGCCAGGTGGCCGACGACCTACGCCAAGGGAAGCCGTCAGAGGCACAGAGCTACGTCAGCGCCACCATCTTCTTTAG TGACATCATCGGGTTCACGCAGCTGTCCAGCTGCAGTACTCCGTACCAGGTGGTGGACTTCCTCAACAAGCTCTACACCACCTTTGACGACATCATCGACAACTACGACGTCTACAAGGTGGAAACCATCGGAGACGCCT ACATGGTGGTGTCGGGCGTCCCACAAGAGAACGGCATCCTTCACGCCGCTGAAATCGCCAGCATGGCGTTGGACCTGGTGGGTGTGTGTCACACCTTTCGGATCCCTCACAAGCCCAACATGCAGCTGCAGATCCGCGCCGGGATCCACTCGG GTCCAGTGGTGGCGGGCGTGGTTGGGACTAAGATGCCTCGCTACTGTTTGTTTGGCGACACGGTAAACACGGCTTCTCGTATGGAGTCCACCAGCCTCG CACTGAAGATACAGTGCAGCGCCAGCGTCTTTTACCTGCTGGAGGAGATTGGCGGCTACGTGCTGGTGTGCCGAGGAACGCTGCAGGTGAAG GGCAAAGGCGACATGGTGACATACTGGCTGGACGGGAAGACCTCCAAGGAGTTTGACGGCAAAAGCGTTCCCATGGAGACGGCCAAAGAGCGAGAGATGGGGTCCTCCCTGCCGGGCACGCTCCACGTCGGGGACCTTTGA
- the LOC133472741 gene encoding ceramide-1-phosphate transfer protein-like isoform X1 has protein sequence MVTLGRTALLHCLLFSAILALIVLVSSVWLPQGGDGDCGPAHFPCGTYRKTPQPPLAEPDRAPPLIRECPGQSFQASRLLRFLTSSLSVADDVLLEPYLQSWDQLITFMESLGPVVSFFSQKVKEKLELIRRLAGTPGPKRAAYRSVRSMAEVEIRAGVVDFTRRTDSGCRTLLRLHRSLLWLAMTLDGLTHAPDRHGRLKTPGELSSDAYQVALAPHHPWVLRQAAELVFVALPDREHFLRLVCAQNQPEAEPVLRVISRALEKVHGATQRILEEHAMLDLP, from the exons ATGGTCACGCTCGGACGGACGGCACTGCTTCACTGCCTGCTGTTTTCAGCCATCTTGGCGCTGATTGTCTTGGTCAGCTCTGTGTGGCTCC CTCAGGGTGGCGACGGAGACTGTGGCCCTGCACACTTTCCATGCGGGACGTATAGAAAAACG CCTCAACCTCCATTGGCGGAGCCTGACAGAGCCCCGCCCCTCATCCGGGAATGCCCCGGCCAATCGTTTCAGGCCTCGCGTCTGCTGCGCTTTTTGACGTCCAGCCTCTCCGTTGCCGACGATGTCCTGCTGGAGCCGTACCTGCAGAGCTGGGATCAGCTGATCAC CTTCATGGAGTCTCTGGGACCCGTGGTCTCGTTCTTCTCTCAGAAGGTCAAGGAGAAGTTGGAGCTGATACGACGGCTGGCTGGCACACCTGGGCCGAAGCGGGCG GCGTACCGCTCAGTGCGTTCCATGGCAGAGGTGGAGATACGAGCAGGTGTGGTGGACTTTACCCGGCGAACAGATTCGGGCTGCAGGACGCTGCTGCGTTTGCATCGCTCCCTGCTATGGCTCGCCATGACGCTGGACGGCCTGACGCACGCGCCCGACCGGCACGGACGCCTCAAGACACCCGGCGAGCTCAGCAG CGACGCCTACCAGGTGGCGCTGGCCCCCCACCACCCGTGGGTGCTCCGGCAGGCCGCAGAGCTGGTCTTCGTCGCCCTCCCCGACCGGGAACACTTCCTGCGGCTGGTGTGCGCCCAGAATCAGCCCGAGGCAGAGCCCGTCCTGCGTGTCATCAGCCGCGCTCTCGAGAAGGTGCACGGTGCGACGCAGCGCATTCTCGAGGAGCACGCCATGCTGGACCTGCCCTGA
- the LOC133472741 gene encoding ceramide-1-phosphate transfer protein-like isoform X2, whose translation MPRPIVSGLASAALFDVQPLRCRRCPAGAVPAELGSADHVRADHTARCDRGLSTLSSVGSFMESLGPVVSFFSQKVKEKLELIRRLAGTPGPKRAAYRSVRSMAEVEIRAGVVDFTRRTDSGCRTLLRLHRSLLWLAMTLDGLTHAPDRHGRLKTPGELSSDAYQVALAPHHPWVLRQAAELVFVALPDREHFLRLVCAQNQPEAEPVLRVISRALEKVHGATQRILEEHAMLDLP comes from the exons ATGCCCCGGCCAATCGTTTCAGGCCTCGCGTCTGCTGCGCTTTTTGACGTCCAGCCTCTCCGTTGCCGACGATGTCCTGCTGGAGCCGTACCTGCAGAGCTGGGATCAGCTGATCACGTACGCGCCGATCACACAGCACGGTGCGATCGGGGACTGAGCACGCTCTCTTCTGTCGGCAGCTTCATGGAGTCTCTGGGACCCGTGGTCTCGTTCTTCTCTCAGAAGGTCAAGGAGAAGTTGGAGCTGATACGACGGCTGGCTGGCACACCTGGGCCGAAGCGGGCG GCGTACCGCTCAGTGCGTTCCATGGCAGAGGTGGAGATACGAGCAGGTGTGGTGGACTTTACCCGGCGAACAGATTCGGGCTGCAGGACGCTGCTGCGTTTGCATCGCTCCCTGCTATGGCTCGCCATGACGCTGGACGGCCTGACGCACGCGCCCGACCGGCACGGACGCCTCAAGACACCCGGCGAGCTCAGCAG CGACGCCTACCAGGTGGCGCTGGCCCCCCACCACCCGTGGGTGCTCCGGCAGGCCGCAGAGCTGGTCTTCGTCGCCCTCCCCGACCGGGAACACTTCCTGCGGCTGGTGTGCGCCCAGAATCAGCCCGAGGCAGAGCCCGTCCTGCGTGTCATCAGCCGCGCTCTCGAGAAGGTGCACGGTGCGACGCAGCGCATTCTCGAGGAGCACGCCATGCTGGACCTGCCCTGA
- the trim2b gene encoding tripartite motif-containing protein 2: protein MAAHQHSPDSSSEECTVLEAPPTKDTCPDHGGKVSDYCWACARALCGECVPQHSEHPTAPLGEALERHRRTLEEGMRAAHDRLSQISAPAVVVGEMVQQLTSQRAAIEEDIQSSFEDLHKQLDVRKSVLLMELEVTFGLKHKVLRSQLESLLQGECAVSSACARADEVLATEACAASLEVELDLKEKLEELAGRGLSCQPEENDQLDLILETDGLRKWIHNLGTIVTTSAVASQSEAMGAGLEQCIVGLPSSVTIVTRDKSGGACKSGNAILSAEVFTPDGSIVDGEIVDRKNGTYEFVYVLPKEGDFSLALRLYDQHIKGSPFKLNVSTPQVSPSTTTPSNSAANATPSTGSSEGAKRRGKSPGQKKKGSKRASSALGTPRRKTQNPIEDDLIFRIGTKGRNKGEFTNLQGVSAAASGNILIADSNNQCVQVFSSQGEFKSRFGVRGRSPGQLQRPTGVAVHASGDIIIADYDNKWVSIFSTDGKFKAKLGSGRLMGPKGVSVDHEGHVIVVDNKACTVFIFQLSGKLVTKFGSRGNGDKQFAGPHFAAVNKNNEIIVTDFHNHSVKVFTPDGELLLKFGSNGEGNGQFNAPTGVAVDANGNIIVADWGNSRIQVFDGSGSFLSYINTSADPLYGPQGLALTRDGHVVVADSGNHCFKVYRYLQ from the exons ATGGCGGCCCATCAACACTCTCCAGACAGCAGCAGCGAGGAGTGCACCGTGCTGGAGGCTCCGCCCACTAAGGACACCTGCCCGGATCACGGCGGCAAG GTGTCCGACTACTGTTGggcgtgcgcgcgtgcgctGTGCGGCGAGTGCGTGCCCCAGCACAGCGAGCACCCGACGGCGCCTTTGGGCGAGGCCTTGGAGCGGCACCGGCGAACCTTGGAGGAGGGGATGAGGGCGGCTCATGACAG ACTGTCACAGATTTCGGCCCCCGCCGTCGTGGTGGGCGAGATGGTCCAGCAGCTGACCAGTCAGAGGGCGGCCATCGAGGAAGACATCCAGTCCAGCTTCGAGGACCTTCACAAGCAGCTGGACGTGAGGAAGAGCGTTCTTCTCATGGAGCTGGAGGTCACCTTTGGCCTCAAGCACAAG GTGCTCCGGTCTCAGTTGGAGAGTCTGCTGCAGGGAGAATGCGCCGTGTCTTCTGCCTGCGCCCGCGCAGACGAGGTCCTGGCGACCGAGGCCTGTGCCGCAAGCTTGGAAGTGGAGCTGGACCTCAAGGAAAAGCTGGAGGAGCTGGCCGGGCGGGGCCTGTCGTGCCAGCCGGAGGAGAACGACCAGCTGGACCTGATCCTGGAGACGGACGGACTGCGCAAGTGGATCCACAACCTAGGCACCATCGTGACCACCAG TGCCGTGGCGAGCCAGAGCGAGGCCATGGGCGCTGGCCTGGAGCAGTGCATCGTGGGACTTCCTTCCTCCGTCACCATTGTAACCAGAGACAAGTCCGGAGGGGCCTGCAAGAGCGGAAACGCCATCCTGTCAGCTGAG GTGTTCACGCCCGACGGCAGCATCGTGGACGGCGAGATCGTGGACCGCAAGAACGGAACGTACGAGTTTGTCTACGTGCTGCCCAAAGAGGGCGACTTCTCACTGGCACTGCGTCTGTACGACCAGCACATTAAAGGAAGTCCTTTCAAGCTGAACGTCAGCACGCCACAG GTGTCGCCCTCCACCACCACGCCCTCTAACTCTGCGGCCAATGCCACGCCGTCCACGGGCTCCTCAGAGGGCGCCAAGAGACGGGGCAAGTCCCCAGGCCAGAAGAAGAAGGGCTCCAAGAGGGCCAGCAGCGCCCTGGGAACGCCACGCCGCAAAACCCAGAACCCCATCGAGGACGACCTCATCTTTCGGATCGGAACCAAGGGCCGCAACAAAGGAGAGTTCACCAACCTTCAAGGGGTCTCTGCCGCCGCCAGCGGGAACATCCTGATCGCCGACAGCAACAACCAGTGTGTGCAG GTCTTCTCCAGCCAGGGAGAATTCAAGAGTCGATTTGGGGTGCGCGGACGGTCGCCAGGGCAACTGCAGCGGCCCACGGGCGTGGCGGTGCACGCCAGCGGTGACATCATCATCGCTGACTACGACAACAAGTGGGTCAGCATCTTCTCCACCGACGGCAAGTTCAAG GCCAAGCTGGGCTCGGGCAGGCTGATGGGACCcaaaggcgtgtcagtggaccACGAGGGTCACGTGATCGTAGTGGACAACAAAGCGTGCACGGTCTTCATCTTCCAGCTGAGCGGAAAGCTCGTCACCAAGTTCGGGAGCCGCGGGAACGGCGACAAGCAGTTTGCAG GTCCGCACTTTGCCGCTGTCAACAAGAACAACGAGATCATCGTGACCGACTTCCACAACCACTCTGTCAAG GTGTTCACGCCCGACGGAGAGCTGCTCTTGAAGTTCGGCTCCAACGGCGAAGGCAACGGACAGTTCAACGCCCCCACCGGCGTGGCCGTGGACGCCAACGGGAACATCATTGTGGCCGACTGGGGGAACAGCCGGATTCAG GTGTTCGATGGCAGCGGCTCTTTCCTGTCCTACATCAACACGTCGGCTGACCCCTTGTACGGACCGCAGGGGTTGGCCCTGACCCGGGACGGACACGTGGTGGTGGCCGACTCAGGAAACCACTGCTTCAAAGTTTATCGCTACCTGCAATGA